The Wolbachia endosymbiont of Oedothorax gibbosus region CATTCTCATTTGATTGTACATGAGTATCCAAAGACTCTGAGTTTTCTTGCACAATATTGTGTACATCATTTGCTGTACTTTGCAGATCATCTGCCGTACTCTGCACATTATCCGACTCTTCTGTTTTTCCTGTGATATAATTATAAAACTTTTTCACAGGTTGAGATATATATTTGGAAAAAAATCCTTCTTCGCTCATATTGCTTACTCCATAAAATTAACAATTTATTACTAGCATATAAATAATAATATAGCAAAAACTATTTTGTGCTAAGATAGTGATGTTTTATAATGAGTGTATTACAAAATTATTAACATTCGAGACCAAAATTAAGCCAACCTACTTAATACTAGCCTTATAAAATAAGCGACAATTAAATATACTGCTGCAACAAGTATAATTGCAGGTCCAGTTAACAAATCAAAACTTGCAGATAACATGAGACCCGATATCCCAGAGATCACAGAAAAAACTGTTGCAACAATAATCATCTGCATTGGAGTTTTTGAGATGAGCCTTGCAGATGCTGCTGGTATTAGCAAAAATGCAGCAATGAGTAATATTCCTATTAGTTGGGCAGCAATTGCTATAAATATAGCAAGAGTGATTAAAAATTCTAGTCTAACAAAATTAACATTAATCTTCTCAACTACTGCTAAATCTTGATTAATTGAAATCATTAACCAATAACGCCATCTAAATATTAATATCAAAGTAACTACTGCAGAGGTTAAAAAAATCAATACTATATCACTCTGATCGAGCGTTAATATATCACCAAACAGTGAGCTAATAATACTATTATTGCCCGATGGAAGAAAAGACATAAGTATTAAACTCGATGATAAAACTACATTGGTAACAATGTTCAATATCGTATCAGCAGAATATAATCTGTTAAAATTAAGAGAAAGCAGTATTGCAAACGCAATTGCAATGAGCATTATGCTAAGCGATGGGCTAATCTTAAAAATTAAAGCAAGTGCAACACCAAGCAATGAAGAATGGGACAAACTATCACCAAGATAAGATAACCTTTGCCATATCATAAACGATCCTAAAGCGCCTGTTACTAGGCTAATTACGACTACTGCAATTAGACTGTTGATGAAAAAATCCTGGGTAAACATGCTATATGGCTATTAGATAACTGACAACAAATCTATCTTCGGATATTAAAACGTTATGGGTTCTGCATGCTGCACTGGTTGTCATAAATTCAAAATTTAAACCTTTTTGTTCCATAAGATAGGACTTCACTGAAGAACTTAGATTGCGTGTTTTACCAGTACCTATTAACAAAATTTCTATTTCCTCTGTTAAAAAAGATTTAAAATTATTTATATCACTTTCTTTCAATTTAATCACCTTTTCAGGAAAAATTATAATTGAGCCGCAATATTCTCTATTATTCACTAAAAATTTTCCTTCCCTATAACCATTTATAAGATTTTTCTCCT contains the following coding sequences:
- a CDS encoding metal ABC transporter permease; its protein translation is MFTQDFFINSLIAVVVISLVTGALGSFMIWQRLSYLGDSLSHSSLLGVALALIFKISPSLSIMLIAIAFAILLSLNFNRLYSADTILNIVTNVVLSSSLILMSFLPSGNNSIISSLFGDILTLDQSDIVLIFLTSAVVTLILIFRWRYWLMISINQDLAVVEKINVNFVRLEFLITLAIFIAIAAQLIGILLIAAFLLIPAASARLISKTPMQMIIVATVFSVISGISGLMLSASFDLLTGPAIILVAAVYLIVAYFIRLVLSRLA
- a CDS encoding Mth938-like domain-containing protein; this encodes MDITPLILKEKNLINGYREGKFLVNNREYCGSIIIFPEKVIKLKESDINNFKSFLTEEIEILLIGTGKTRNLSSSVKSYLMEQKGLNFEFMTTSAACRTHNVLISEDRFVVSYLIAI